One window from the genome of Populus alba chromosome 15, ASM523922v2, whole genome shotgun sequence encodes:
- the LOC118056426 gene encoding protein DETOXIFICATION 24-like, protein MDNSIQESLLVPEELSNVDLKTRIWTESKMIWKIAFPAMVARVTSFGMIVVTQAFLGHIGKLELAAFALLQSFIVRFINGILIGMSSATETLCGQAFGARHDHMMGIYLQRSWIVDGAAATILLPLVIFAAPIFRLLGQEEDVAIAAGNMSPWFIPYVYYLVFSLTIQMYLQAQLKNKVVGWFSAISFVLHILLSWIFVNKLELGTAGAMGALTISTWSLVIGLLVYIFGGWCPNTWKGFTKAAFADILPVVKLSISSGFMICLEIWYNSIIILAAGYMKNATTAISAFSICHNILAWEFMLSVGFLGAACVRVANELGRGNAKAAKFSIKIILSTSIVIGVGFWVLCLIFGEEIAHFLTSDEEVAETVSSLAVLLAFSILLNSVQPVLTGVAVGAGVQSMVAFVNLGSYYIIGLPAGILLGYVVHLEVQGLWMGLLSGVVVQTLVLSYIIWRTDWDEQVNKASERLKRWFLKSEKDAIESSTLA, encoded by the exons ATGGACAACTCAATACAAGAGAGTCTTCTTGTGCCGGAAGAACTGAGCAATGTTGATCTGAAGACAAGAATTTGGACGGAATCTAAGATGATATGGAAGATTGCATTTCCTGCCATGGTGGCTAGAGTAACTTCATTTGGAATGATTGTGGTGACCCAAGCATTTCTAGGTCACATTGGCAAGTTAGAGCTTGCTGCATTCGCTCTCCTACAAAGCTTCATAGTACGATTTATAAATGGCATTTTG attGGCATGTCTAGTGCAACCGAAACTTTGTGTGGACAAGCATTTGGAGCAAGACACGACCACATGATGGGAATTTACTTGCAACGATCATGGATTGTTGATGGTGCAGCTGCAACAATCTTGCTCCCTCTCGTCATTTTCGCAGCTCCTATTTTCAGACTACTCGGCCAAGAGGAGGATGTAGCAATAgcagctggaaacatgtctccATGGTTCATTCCCTACGTCTATTATCTTGTGTTTAGCTTGACCATTCAAATGTACTTACAAGCtcaactaaaaaacaaagttgttggATGGTTTTCTGCTATTTCCTTTGTTCTTCATATCCTTCTGTCCTGGATATTTGTGAATAAACTTGAGTTAGGAACTGCTGGGGCCATGGGTGCATTGACCATATCTACCTGGTCTTTGGTTATTGGATTGTTAGTGTACATCTTTGGAGGTTGGTGTCCGAATACATGGAAGGGATTTACAAAAGCTGCCTTTGCTGATATCCTGCCCGTAGTAAAGCTCTCCATATCATCCGGTTTCATGATTTG CTTAGAAATATGGTACAATTCAATTATAATCTTAGCAGCTGGATACATGAAGAATGCAACCACTGCAATATCTGCTTTCTCAATTTG CCACAACATCCTTGCATGGGAATTCATGCTTAGCGTTGGCTTTCTTGGCGCTGCATG CGTGAGGGTAGCAAATGAGTTGGGAAGGGGAAACGCTAAAGCTGCAAAATTTTCTATCAAGATTATCCTCAGTACATCAATAGTTATTGGAGTTGGGTTTTGGGTTCTGTGTTTAATCTTTGGTGAAGAAATTGCACACTTTCTTACAAGTGATGAAGAAGTTGCAGAAACTGTGTCAAGCCTTGCTGTGTTGCTTGCTTTCTCCATCTTACTTAATAGTGTTCAACCTGTACTCACAG GTGTGGCTGTTGGAGCTGGTGTGCAAAGTATGGTTGCATTTGTGAACTTGGGTAGCTATTATATAATTGGGCTCCCTGCTGGGATTCTACTCGGATATGTGGTTCATCTTGAAGTTCAA GGTTTATGGATGGGATTATTGAGTGGAGTTGTAGTGCAAACACTTGTACTCTCCTACATCATCTGGAGGACTGATTGGGATGAGCAG GTGAACAAGGCATCTGAACGTCTTAAACGCTGGTTTTTAAAATCGGAGAAAGATGCCATTGAGAGCTCCACTCTTGCTTGA
- the LOC118056424 gene encoding protein DETOXIFICATION 24-like yields the protein MSILYKEKLCSGMNKKEKCIIMDNSIQESLLVPEELSNVDLKTRIWTESKMIWKIAFPAMVARVTSFGMIVVTQAFLGHIGKLELAAFALLQSFIVRFINGILIGMSSATETLCGQAFGARHDHMMGIYLQRSWIVDGAAATILLPLVIFAAPIFRLLGQEEDVAIAAGNMSPWFIPYVYYLVFSLTIQMYLQAQLKNKVVGWFSAISFVLHILLSWIFVNKLELGTAGAMGALTISTWSLVIGLLVYIFGGWCPNTWKGFTKAAFADILPVVKLSISSGFMICLEIWYNSIIILAAGYVKNATTAISAFSLCHNILTWEFMLSFGFLGAACVRVANELGRGNPKAAKFSVEIILSTSIIIGVLIWVLCLIFGKEISRFLTSDEEVAETVSSLAVLLAFSILLNSVQPVLTGNDFFILLFCFPPTGLGVAVGAGVQSMVAFVNLGSYYIIGLPAGILLGYVVHLEVQGLWMGLLSGVVVQTLILSYIIWRTDWDEQVNKASERLRRWFLKSEKDAIESSTPA from the exons ATGTCGATATTATACAAAGAAAAGCTTTGCTCAGGAATGAACAAGAAGGAGAAATG TATTATCATGGACAACTCAATACAAGAGAGTCTTCTTGTGCCGGAAGAACTGAGCAATGTTGATCTGAAGACAAGAATTTGGACGGAATCTAAGATGATATGGAAGATTGCATTTCCTGCCATGGTGGCTAGAGTAACTTCATTTGGAATGATTGTGGTGACCCAAGCATTTCTAGGTCACATTGGCAAGTTAGAGCTTGCTGCATTCGCTCTCCTACAAAGTTTCATAGTGCGATTTATAAATGGCATTTTG attGGCATGTCTAGTGCAACCGAAACTTTGTGTGGACAAGCATTTGGAGCAAGACACGACCACATGATGGGAATTTACTTGCAACGATCATGGATTGTTGATGGTGCAGCTGCAACAATCTTGCTCCCTCTCGTCATTTTCGCAGCTCCTATTTTCAGACTACTAGGCCAAGAGGAGGATGTAGCAATAgcagctggaaacatgtctccATGGTTCATTCCCTACGTCTACTATCTTGTGTTTAGCTTGACCATTCAAATGTACTTACAAGCtcaactaaaaaacaaagttgttggATGGTTTTCTGCTATTTCCTTTGTTCTTCATATCCTTCTGTCCTGGATATTTGTGAATAAACTTGAGTTAGGAACTGCTGGGGCCATGGGTGCATTGACCATATCTACCTGGTCTTTGGTTATTGGATTGTTAGTGTACATCTTTGGAGGTTGGTGTCCGAATACATGGAAGGGATTTACAAAAGCTGCCTTTGCTGATATCCTGCCAGTAGTAAAGCTCTCCATATCATCCGGTTTCATGATTTG CTTAGAAATATGGTACAATTCAATTATAATCTTAGCAGCTGGATACGTGAAGAATGCAACCACAGCCATATCTGCTTTCTCACTTTG CCACAACATCCTTACATGGGAATTCATGCTTAGCTTTGGCTTTCTTGGCGCTGCATG CGTGAGGGTAGCAAATGAGTTGGGGAGGGGAAACCCTAAAGCTGCAAAATTTTCTGTCGAGATTATCCTCAGTACATCCATAATTATTGGAGTTCTGATTTGGGTTCTGTGTTTAATCTTTGGTAAGGAAATTTCGCGCTTTCTTACAAGTGATGAAGAAGTTGCAGAAACTGTGTCAAGCCTTGCTGTGTTGCTTGCTTTCTCCATCTTACTTAATAGTGTTCAACCTGTACTCACAGgcaa CGATTTCTTCatcttattgttttgttttcccCCCACCGGTCTAGGTGTGGCTGTTGGAGCTGGTGTTCAAAGTATGGTTGCATTTGTGAACTTGGGTAGCTATTATATAATTGGGCTCCCTGCCGGGATTCTACTCGGATATGTGGTTCATCTTGAAGTTCAA GGTTTATGGATGGGATTATTGAGTGGAGTTGTAGTGCAAACGCTTATACTCTCCTACATCATCTGGAGGACTGATTGGGATGAGCAG GTGAACAAGGCATCTGAACGTCTTAGACGCTGGTTTTTAAAATCGGAGAAAGATGCGATTGAGAGCTCCACTCCTGCTTGA